GACTGCTATAAGTTCAGCCCTTGGATAATGCCTCTCGATATCCACGAGGATGTGCAGCAGGTTTAGGCTATCTTTCCCCCCAGAGACCGCGACGGCTATCCTGTTGTTATGCTCGAACATCTCGAAGCGGGATATGGTCCTCTGCACCTTCTCCTTAACGGATTCGGTTAGGCAGGAACTGCAAAGCCTCTCTCCAGAATATGGCCTATAATAGATGGAGGGCCTTCTCCCGCATATGGTGCAGGTGGGAGGAGCCCTTCCTGGTTCAGGGGAGAGAGGCTTCAATGATATCCAGATCCCCCTATGGAACCTATCCGCCGTGGGTCACCGGTATGATGACCAGCGTGTCTCCGTCCTCAACCTGGGTCTTAAGCCCCTCGAGGTTGCTTATCTCTACACCGTTGATAAGGATCAGGGCCTCAGAATGCAGGCTCTTTGGGTCGATTAGGGCCTTCCCACCCCGCAATTCAGAGAGGCTATGGATCACGTGAGCAACTTCAATGGGTGGCTTTATGGTCAGCTCGATATTCCCTCCTCCCACCACCTTGCCGAGGGTCCCCAATATTATAACCTTGACCCGACCCAAAAAGCGCCCTCAGGGGTTTAGGCCCAGCTCGTAATGTATAAATCTACGCCTTCGAACAATATAGAGGGATGGAGGTAGAGGTTAGATACTACGCGATTCTGAGAGAATTAGCGGGGAAGAGATTTGAGAAAGTAGCTCTACCGGAGGGTTCATCGGTTAGAGATGTAATAGACCTTTTGGTGAAGAGATATGGAGAGGGATTTGAGAGGTATATCTACGACAACGAGAAGAGACTGAGGAGCTACCTCTCATATATGCTCAACGGGATTAACATAAACAGTCTAAAGGGTTTTGAGACTCCTTTGAGGGATGGAGATATACTCTCTCTCCTCCCCCCGATAGGGGGAGGATAGCCCCTAAAGTAGCCGTCTACGCTAGAGGAGGTGGACTCTTCCCTCTCTTGTGACCTTGGCAGTTGCATGTCTCAGGGCCCAGCAGCTCATGATAACGCCCACTGGCATCGTGGCCGGATGCCTAGCGGCAGCCTCCACATGTAGGTCAAGAGCTGTAGGCCCCTCTCCAAGCCCCATAACTCCTATACCGAGTTCATTCACCCTCTGAAGGAGTTCCTCCTCCAAAGCCGCTATGTTTGGATCAGGGTTTCTCACCTGGAAGGGTTTTAGGAGGGCCTTCTTGGCAAGGAGCATACAGTGATCCTCGGTTCCCCCGATTCCGACGCCTATGAAGTAGGGAGGGCATCCTAGGGAGCCAGCCCTTGCGACGGACTCTATTACGAACCTCTTAACTCCTTTTAGGCCCAGCCCTGGAGTTATCATCGAATGTGCAGCGACGTTACTGCTCCCACCCCCCTTCGGGAAGGCTGTGAGCTCTAATTCGTCCCCCTCCACAAGCTCTAGGTTGATGATCGGGACCCCTAAGCCGACATTATCTCCCGTGTTTCCCTTGAAGAGGTCCACGGCGTTCGGCCTTAGAGGGATCTCCTCCGTCGCTCTTCTAGTAGCCCTAACGAGTATATCCCTCAGACTAGCCCTGACCGGGAACTCCTCCCCAACCCTCACAATGAAGCCTATTATCCCGGTGTCTTGGCAGATGGGTTCAGAGCTTTTCCTTGCGAGTTCGATGTTCCTGAGGATAGCATCAAGCTGAGCCCTCCCTATCGATCCTTCACATTTTTCCATCGCCTTATAGAGGGCCTCAACATACTCCCGGCGGAGTTCGGAGGCTGCTCTTCTCAGAAGCTCTACGGCAGTATCCTCCAGAACCTTATCTAGTCCACCCATTCGATCTACCCTCCTAAGGAGGAAATTATAGCCTCCTTCTTGGCGGCCACCCTATCCATGGCCTCCCTGGTTAGGTTCCTTCCATGGGTGTCTATGGTGATGATCAGTGGCCCGAAATCCTCAACCTCAAAGACCCAGAGGCACTCGGGCATCCCGAGTTCCTCGAGCCAGTGGACCTCCTTCACCCTCCTTATCCCCTGGGCCCCCAGTAGGGCCGCGCCTCCCGTGAAGGCCCCGTAAACGCAGCCGTATTCTGAACAGGCCCTCATCGTCCTTTCTCCCATCCCACCCTTTCCGATTATCAATGAAGGCCTGAACGCCTCTATGAATCTATCCTCGAAGATCTCCATTCTGGAGGATGTCGTCGGGCCTGCTGCCACCACCCTCCAATCTCCATCAACCCTCTTAACAATCGGGCCGCAGTGGAAGACGCCGTTCCCCTCGAAGTTAACCGGGGGCTTCTCACCCCTGGCGTGCATCTCCAGCGCCTTTTTATGTGCCTCATCCCTGGCCGTAATCAGGGTTCCACTGAGGTATGCGATGTCTCCAGCCCTAAGCCTTCTAACGGCCTCCTCCTGAATTGGGGTTTTAAGGCGATATTCCATAGCATCACCAAGATAGATTTTGACCTTCATCAATATAAATCATCGATGGGAGTCTGATGTTGAGCTCGAAAAGCGTATTAAATAGTATGCTTGAAGAGTCTGAGATGGCTCTAGGGGTCTCGAGGCAGTACTACAAACACGGCGCTGAGAATATCTCCTTCAAGGCTAGGGTTGAGGAGCTGAGCGGGCAGAACATAAATCTATGCTATCAATGCGGGGCGTGCAGCTCAGGATGCCCCCTCTCGAAGGAGATGGACCTTCTGCCCTCAAAGGTTATAAGGCTTGTACAGCTGGGAAGGGATGATCCCCTATCCTCTAGGACCATATGGGTCTGCAGCACATGTTTCGAATGTGAGGTGAGATGCCCGAGGGGAATAGACATCGCGAGCGTGATGGAGGCTCTCAGGCAGATCATGCTGAGGAGAAAGTATAGTGACGTTAAGCTGGAGAGCATAGATCCAGAGAAGCTGAGGAGCCTCCCACAGATAGCGCTCATAAGCAACCTAAGGAAGTTGATGGCGTGATGTCCCTGAGGCTGGCGTACTATCCAGGATGCACTTTGAAGACCAATGCGAGAAACTACGAGATCTCGGCCTTAGCCTCATCCAAGGCTTTAGGCATCGAGCTTATAGAGCTTCCGAGGTGGAACTGCTGTGGGACTGTCCATGCATTAGCTAAGGATGATGTTATGCATTACATCGCGCCCGTGAGAAACCTGATAAGGGTTGAGCAGTTGAAGAGTTCTGGATTGGTGGATGGTGAGAGGCTCGTCACCCTCTGTGAGATGTGCTATAACACCCTAAAGCGTGCAGACATAGGCGTGAAGGAGGATCAAGAGAGGAGGAGGAAGCTGAGGGAGGTAATGGAGGAGGAGCCTCCATACGGCGGTGGGGGTGTGGAGGTCATCCACCTTCTCCAGCTCATTAGGGAAGTGGGCTGGGAGAGGGTTAAGAAGAGGGTGGTGAGGCCTCTAAAGGGGTTGAGGGTGGCCCCCTATTACGGCTGCCTCCTCCTCCGGCCCAGGGGCTTAGGCATAGATGACGCCAATAACCCCACCATATTCGAGCGTCTAATCGAGTCTCTGGGAGCAGAGGTCGTTGGAATACCCTTCAAGGCCAAGTGCTGCGGAAGTTACCAGACGGTACACATGGGCCATGTGGCATCTGAACTCTCCTACAGGATTCTAAGACAGGCGGTTGAGGGAAAGGCAGATGTGATAACCCTTGCCTGTCCCCTATGCGAATACAACCTAGGAGAGCGTCAGGGTGAGATAAGAGGTCTCTTCCCAGATCTTAAATACATCCCTGTTCTATACTTCACCCAGCTCATAGCCCTAGCTTTCGGCCTCGAGGACTCCGTGGGATTGGAGATGAACAATCCAGACCCGAGACCCCTTCTCAGGATGAAGGGTTTCCTTAGGGAGGCTTAACATGAACGGGGATGAGATGGTCACGGTCTATATAATGGGTAAGAAGCACAGGGTCCCCGCGAATCTGACCATCATGAAAGCCATGGAGTACGCGGGGTACCAGCTTAGACGGGGGGCTGGCTGCAGGGGGGGATTCTGCGGCGCCTGTTCAACCATATATCGGATGAGGGGGAGCTTCAGGCTGCAGGTGGCCCTCGCATGTCAGAAGATGGTGGAGGATGGGATGATCATCACCCAGCTCCCCTTCATACCCTCGGAGAAGAAAAGGTACCGCCTCGAGAAGCTTAAACCCGACGCAGGAGTCTTCCTCGAATACTTCCCAGAGATAGCTAGGTGCCTAAGCTGCAACACATGCACAAAGGCATGCCCTCAGGACCTGATGGTTATGGACTATGTCCAGGCTGCCCTTAGAGGGGATATAAAGACGGCTGCGGAGCTCTCCTTCGACTGCTTGAGCTGCGGCCTCTGCGCGGTTAGGTGCCCGGCTGAGATAGTGCCATACCATATCGGCCAGCTTGCCAGGAGGCTATACAGCAGATATATAGTTGGCCCCAGCGAGCAGGTCCAGAATAGGGTTATGGAGATAGAGAAGGGAAGATATGATGAGGAGATCCAGAGGCTGAAAAGTCTAGACATCAATATGCTTAGAGAGATCTATTCTAGGAGGGAGTGAGGAGGTGAGCGGATATCCTGAATATATGAGGGAGTCCATCAGCCTAGTTGAGGAGACTAGAAGGGAAAGGGTGGGGAGATCCTTCCCCTTCATGAGCATGGAGGAGAGGAGGAGGATACTCGAGGAGTGGCATCCAGACTATAAGCCAGGGACAAAGCGCCCCCTCATGATAGGCCCCAGTAGAGGTATGATCGTCCCCCATGAGGTCGCCGACATCCTTGAGGCCCACCCCCTCATAGATCCAGATGAGATAGATGTGACGGATCTAGAGTATGATGTCGATGTTCTCGTCATAGGAGCGGGAGGGGCAGGCCTTAGCGCCGCCCTCACCGCCCAGGAATCCGGGATAGATAGAGAAGGGATCCTTATGGTTCAGAAGCTGAGGCTAGGAGACAGCAACTCTAAGATGAGCCAGGGGGGGATCCAGGCAGCTGTCGGACCAGATGACAGCCCAGCCCTCCACTTCCTCGACATAATGGGTGGAGGTCTATTCGCAAATAAGCCTGAATTGGTAGAGATCTTGGCTAAGGAGGGGCCGGATGTCATCAGATGGCATGAGTCCTTAGGTGTGATCTACGACAAGAATCCGGATGGGACGATGAAGCTGATCTCAGGTGGGGGGACCTGCAGGAATAGGATGCATACCTGTAAAGATTACACTGGGCTGGAGATAATCAGGGTTCTTCTAGACGAGTTTCTAAATAGGGAGATACCCTACCTTGAGTTCACATGTGCTGTTGAGCTCCTCACGGACGATAAGGGGGAGGTCGTGGGCGCGGTTCTCTGGGACATGGATTCAGACGAGTACAGGGTGGTAAGGGCAAAGTCCACGATCCTCGCAACAGGTGGCTTCGGGAGGCTCCACATCCAGGGATTCGAGACCACAAACCACTACGGCGCAACCGGAGATGGGATAGTTCTAGCCTACCATGTTGGAGCTGTCCTGAGAGATCTTGACGCTACACAATACCACCCGACAGGGGCGGCCTATCCTGAACAGCTGGTGGGCCAGCTCTGTACCGAAGCCTTGAGGGGAAGGGGGGCACAGCCTGTTAATAGGCTTGGAGAGCTATTTGTGCATCCTCTCGAGACTAGGGATGCGGAGTCGGCGGCGATAATTCGAGAGTGCTACGGGAGAGACCTAGGTGTGACGACGCCCACTGGGATGAGAGGGGTATGGCTGGATACGCCACTTATAGACATCCTTCACGGCCCGGGGACCATTGAGAGGGAGTTCCACGCCATGTACCGCATGTTCGGGAGGTTCAACATAGATATAAGGAAGGAGCCTATACTCGTCTTCCCCACCCTACACTATATGAACGGAGGGGTGGAGATAAACCCCATGGCGGAGACGAGCATCCCGGGGCTATTCGCCGCCGGCGAGGTCTGCGGGGGCGTACACGGGAAGAACAGACTTATGGGAAACTCACAGCTCGACCTATATGTATTCGGCAGGAGGGCTGGGAGATACGCGGCTGAGAGAGCTAGGAAAGTCCAAGCTGGAAGGCCAACCCTAAACCACGTAGAGAGGTATGAGAGGTGGCTCGAGGAGGCCGGAATAAAAACCAGTCGGAAGGCCCCCCTACTCCTACCTGAGTATAGGGGCAAGAAGACCCTCGAGCATATAATAAAGCTCCTATAGGAGCCTGCGATCCTTGAATGAGGGGCCGAGAATAGGGGTATGGGTATGCGAGTGCGGGGGTAACATAGGAGGGGTCGTCGACGTCGAGGAGGTAGTGGAGAGATTCAGGGGAATTGTCGCGGGGGTCTCCAAGGAGACCTTTCTCTGCTCGAAGCCCGCCATAGATAGGATAAAGGATGCGATGATTAAGCAGGGCCTCGAAAGGGTCATCTTGGCCTGTTGCACTCCTAAGATGCACCTCGAGACCTTCACGAGGAGTCTAGAGGAGGTAGGTCTTAACAGGGCCTATCTCGAGGTTGTCAACATCAGGGAGCAGTGCAGTTGGGTCCACATGGCTGATCCAGTGGGAGCGACCCAGAAGACGATAGATCTGATAAGGGGAGCTGTTGAGAGGGCCAGACTCTCAATCCCGCTAGAGCCTCTAAGGATGAAGGTGATCCCCGAGGTCCTTGTAGTGGGGGGAGGGGTTGCGGGGATAACGGCGAGCCTGAGATTGGCGGAGTTCGGGATGAAGGTCCACCTAGTGGAGAAGAGGCCGAGCATAGGCGGCCACATGATCCAGTTTCCAAAGGTCTTCCCAACCCTCGACTGCAGCCAGTGTATTCTAACTCCGAAGATGGCCAGCGTCTCCAAGAACCCTAACATAAATCTAATCACTTACGCCGAGATCTCCGAGATCTCTGGCGTCCCAGGAGATTATACGGTTAAGGTGACCCTCAAGCCGAGGGGGGTTGATCTTGAGAAGTGCACGGGGTGCGGTGAATGCAGCCTCGTATGCCCAGTAGAGGTCCCCAATGAGTACGATGAGAACCTGGGTTCGAGGAAGGCGATATATATCCCCTTCCCCCAGAGTGTCCCCTCAGCTTATACTGTGGACTTCGCCTCATGCATTCTCTGCGGTAAATGCCTTGAGGTCTGCGCCCCGGATGCGATAATCCTCGAGGATAGGCCAAAGGAGATTGAGCTTAGGGTGGGAGCGATAATCATCGCCACGGGGTATGAGCTCTACGACCCCCTGAATCTATCTCAATACGGGTATGGGAGGTATCCCAATGTGGTCACGGGTCTTGAGATGGAGAGGATGCTGGATGTCAACGGCCCGGGTATGGGACAACTCCTAGTTCCCAAGACGCAGAGGCCCATAAAGAGCGTTGGCTACATCCTCTGCGCCGGGTCAAGGGATCCCGAGAATGGAAAGCCCTACTGCAGCAAGGTCTGCTGCCTATACGCCCTCAAACAGGCCCAGATGCTGAGGGATAGGGGGGTAGAGGTATGGCTGCACTACATAGATATCAGAACGCCCGGGAGGAGGTATGAGGAGTTCTACAGGGCAACGCAGGAGAAGGGGGTGATGCTCGTGAAGGGGAAGGTCACAGAGATATTCCCAGAGGGTGAACAACTCCTAGTCAGGGGGGAGGATATGATGCTAAACATGATGGTCGAAAACCTCTACGACCTTGTGGTCCTCTGTCCTCCCCTGGTCACTTCGGAGGATACCCTAAGGCTAGCTAAGGGATTGAGGGTCCCAGTCGATGAGGACGGCTTCATCCTAGAACGTCATCCAAAGCTCGACCCCCTTGCCACGAAGAGGGATGGCGTGTTCGCTGCTGGGGTCGTGACAGGCCCGAAGGATATACAGACAACCACGTCAGAGGCCGAGGGGGCTGCGATGAAGGCAGTCAATTTCCTATCAAAAGAGCGCCTGATAGAGCCAAATAAAGCGGTTATCGACCCCTCCCTATGCGATGGCTGCGGGGCCTGCATCCAGGTCTGCCCCGAGTCAGCTATAACCCTCAGAGATGGAGTAGCCCATATAAACGGGCTTCTCTGCTCCGGCTGCGGGGCCTGCATACCCTCCTGCCCGAAGGGGGCCCTAGACCAGCAGGGATTATCTGAATCGCAGCTCATGGCCCAGATAAGGGGTATCCTAGAGCCATCTGAAGCCGAGATTAAGATAATAGCCTTCGTCGAAGGGGAAGTCGCTTATACAGCGGTCGACCTAGCAGGCCTCGCCCGTATAGGCTATCCGAGCAGCTTCAGGATCATACCCCTACCCTCGATAAGCCGCTTGAAGCTTAGCCATATTCTATACGCCTTTGCTTTGGGTGCCGACGGGGTTATGCTCCTTGAGGCCCCTGAGCATGAAGGGCCCTACGGGAGGGCTCACGCGATATCTGAGGAGAGGGCAGAGGAGTATAGATGGGGGCTTGAGGATCATGGTATCGACAGCGTAAGGTTGTGGTTCAGCAGGATATACGTCCCAGACTGGAGAAAGCTCGAGAGGGTCTTCAAGACCTTCCACAGCACCATAGAGGGGGAAGGCCCCTTAGACCCAAAGATAAGAGCCTCCCTCAGAAATATGCTTGGATTAACCTAAATCTGGTGAAACAGACAATTTTAAATAATCATGTTTTGCTTCTAAAAGGAGGTTTAGGAGAGGGTAGGCTTGAAGGTTACGGTTGAGGAGCTTCTGGCCAAGGCTGCTAAGCCCGCTAAGATAGCTCCAATTCTCCACAAGCATTATGGCGGGAAGCTCCAGGTAATGCCAAAATGTGCCATTAGGGGCATATCAGATTTTGATGTCTGGTACACTCCAGGTGTCGCTGAGCCATGTAGAATAATCCAGAGGGATAAGGATGCCTCCTTCGAGTATACTAACCGGTGGAACTTTGCGGCCGTGGTAAGCGACGGGAGCAGGGTTTTAGGCCTAGGCAACATAGGCCCGGAGGCCGGGATGCCGGTTATGGAGGGGAAAGCGCTCCTCTTCAAGTACCTCGGAGGGGTGGACGCTTTCCCCCTAGTGGTCAGGGCACATGAGCCTGAGGAGATGCTCAAGCTTCTGAAATGGATAGAGCCGAACTTCGGTGCCATAAACCTCGAGGATATCGAGAAGCCTAAGTGCTTCAGGATCCTAGAGGAGGCGAGGAAGGAGCTTGAGATACCTGTCTGGCACGATGACCAACAGGGAACCGCGGCCGTCGTGTTAGCAGGGGTTATAAACGCCTTGAAACTGGTAGGAAAGAAGATCGAAGATGTCGAGATAACCCTGGTAGGAGCTGGAGCTGCCAATATAAAGGTCGCAGATGTCCTAGAGCTGGCCGGGGCAAAACCCGGAAAGATATACCTTGTGGACAGCAAAGGGATACTCTCCCCGGATAGGAGGGATATCCTGGAAGTTGAGAAGGATCCCTGGAAGTATAAATGGGCTGCGAAGAGCAACGCTGAGGGGAGGAGGGGGGGTATCCCTGAGGCGATGAAAGGTGCCGATGTTCTCATAGCTGCATCTAG
This region of Candidatus Bathyarchaeota archaeon genomic DNA includes:
- a CDS encoding MoaD/ThiS family protein; translated protein: MGRVKVIILGTLGKVVGGGNIELTIKPPIEVAHVIHSLSELRGGKALIDPKSLHSEALILINGVEISNLEGLKTQVEDGDTLVIIPVTHGG
- a CDS encoding MoaD family protein, producing MEVEVRYYAILRELAGKRFEKVALPEGSSVRDVIDLLVKRYGEGFERYIYDNEKRLRSYLSYMLNGININSLKGFETPLRDGDILSLLPPIGGG
- a CDS encoding fumarate hydratase; translated protein: MGGLDKVLEDTAVELLRRAASELRREYVEALYKAMEKCEGSIGRAQLDAILRNIELARKSSEPICQDTGIIGFIVRVGEEFPVRASLRDILVRATRRATEEIPLRPNAVDLFKGNTGDNVGLGVPIINLELVEGDELELTAFPKGGGSSNVAAHSMITPGLGLKGVKRFVIESVARAGSLGCPPYFIGVGIGGTEDHCMLLAKKALLKPFQVRNPDPNIAALEEELLQRVNELGIGVMGLGEGPTALDLHVEAAARHPATMPVGVIMSCWALRHATAKVTREGRVHLL
- a CDS encoding fumarate hydratase C-terminal domain-containing protein, with the protein product MEYRLKTPIQEEAVRRLRAGDIAYLSGTLITARDEAHKKALEMHARGEKPPVNFEGNGVFHCGPIVKRVDGDWRVVAAGPTTSSRMEIFEDRFIEAFRPSLIIGKGGMGERTMRACSEYGCVYGAFTGGAALLGAQGIRRVKEVHWLEELGMPECLWVFEVEDFGPLIITIDTHGRNLTREAMDRVAAKKEAIISSLGG
- a CDS encoding 4Fe-4S dicluster domain-containing protein produces the protein MALGVSRQYYKHGAENISFKARVEELSGQNINLCYQCGACSSGCPLSKEMDLLPSKVIRLVQLGRDDPLSSRTIWVCSTCFECEVRCPRGIDIASVMEALRQIMLRRKYSDVKLESIDPEKLRSLPQIALISNLRKLMA
- a CDS encoding CoB--CoM heterodisulfide reductase iron-sulfur subunit B family protein, translating into MSLRLAYYPGCTLKTNARNYEISALASSKALGIELIELPRWNCCGTVHALAKDDVMHYIAPVRNLIRVEQLKSSGLVDGERLVTLCEMCYNTLKRADIGVKEDQERRRKLREVMEEEPPYGGGGVEVIHLLQLIREVGWERVKKRVVRPLKGLRVAPYYGCLLLRPRGLGIDDANNPTIFERLIESLGAEVVGIPFKAKCCGSYQTVHMGHVASELSYRILRQAVEGKADVITLACPLCEYNLGERQGEIRGLFPDLKYIPVLYFTQLIALAFGLEDSVGLEMNNPDPRPLLRMKGFLREA
- a CDS encoding 4Fe-4S dicluster domain-containing protein; the protein is MNGDEMVTVYIMGKKHRVPANLTIMKAMEYAGYQLRRGAGCRGGFCGACSTIYRMRGSFRLQVALACQKMVEDGMIITQLPFIPSEKKRYRLEKLKPDAGVFLEYFPEIARCLSCNTCTKACPQDLMVMDYVQAALRGDIKTAAELSFDCLSCGLCAVRCPAEIVPYHIGQLARRLYSRYIVGPSEQVQNRVMEIEKGRYDEEIQRLKSLDINMLREIYSRRE
- a CDS encoding FAD-binding protein, coding for MRESISLVEETRRERVGRSFPFMSMEERRRILEEWHPDYKPGTKRPLMIGPSRGMIVPHEVADILEAHPLIDPDEIDVTDLEYDVDVLVIGAGGAGLSAALTAQESGIDREGILMVQKLRLGDSNSKMSQGGIQAAVGPDDSPALHFLDIMGGGLFANKPELVEILAKEGPDVIRWHESLGVIYDKNPDGTMKLISGGGTCRNRMHTCKDYTGLEIIRVLLDEFLNREIPYLEFTCAVELLTDDKGEVVGAVLWDMDSDEYRVVRAKSTILATGGFGRLHIQGFETTNHYGATGDGIVLAYHVGAVLRDLDATQYHPTGAAYPEQLVGQLCTEALRGRGAQPVNRLGELFVHPLETRDAESAAIIRECYGRDLGVTTPTGMRGVWLDTPLIDILHGPGTIEREFHAMYRMFGRFNIDIRKEPILVFPTLHYMNGGVEINPMAETSIPGLFAAGEVCGGVHGKNRLMGNSQLDLYVFGRRAGRYAAERARKVQAGRPTLNHVERYERWLEEAGIKTSRKAPLLLPEYRGKKTLEHIIKLL
- a CDS encoding hydrogenase iron-sulfur subunit is translated as MNEGPRIGVWVCECGGNIGGVVDVEEVVERFRGIVAGVSKETFLCSKPAIDRIKDAMIKQGLERVILACCTPKMHLETFTRSLEEVGLNRAYLEVVNIREQCSWVHMADPVGATQKTIDLIRGAVERARLSIPLEPLRMKVIPEVLVVGGGVAGITASLRLAEFGMKVHLVEKRPSIGGHMIQFPKVFPTLDCSQCILTPKMASVSKNPNINLITYAEISEISGVPGDYTVKVTLKPRGVDLEKCTGCGECSLVCPVEVPNEYDENLGSRKAIYIPFPQSVPSAYTVDFASCILCGKCLEVCAPDAIILEDRPKEIELRVGAIIIATGYELYDPLNLSQYGYGRYPNVVTGLEMERMLDVNGPGMGQLLVPKTQRPIKSVGYILCAGSRDPENGKPYCSKVCCLYALKQAQMLRDRGVEVWLHYIDIRTPGRRYEEFYRATQEKGVMLVKGKVTEIFPEGEQLLVRGEDMMLNMMVENLYDLVVLCPPLVTSEDTLRLAKGLRVPVDEDGFILERHPKLDPLATKRDGVFAAGVVTGPKDIQTTTSEAEGAAMKAVNFLSKERLIEPNKAVIDPSLCDGCGACIQVCPESAITLRDGVAHINGLLCSGCGACIPSCPKGALDQQGLSESQLMAQIRGILEPSEAEIKIIAFVEGEVAYTAVDLAGLARIGYPSSFRIIPLPSISRLKLSHILYAFALGADGVMLLEAPEHEGPYGRAHAISEERAEEYRWGLEDHGIDSVRLWFSRIYVPDWRKLERVFKTFHSTIEGEGPLDPKIRASLRNMLGLT
- a CDS encoding NADP-dependent malic enzyme, with translation MPKCAIRGISDFDVWYTPGVAEPCRIIQRDKDASFEYTNRWNFAAVVSDGSRVLGLGNIGPEAGMPVMEGKALLFKYLGGVDAFPLVVRAHEPEEMLKLLKWIEPNFGAINLEDIEKPKCFRILEEARKELEIPVWHDDQQGTAAVVLAGVINALKLVGKKIEDVEITLVGAGAANIKVADVLELAGAKPGKIYLVDSKGILSPDRRDILEVEKDPWKYKWAAKSNAEGRRGGIPEAMKGADVLIAASRPGPGVIKQEWFRLMAEDSIAFLCANPIPEAWPWEAKEAGVKIVGTGRSDFPNQINNSLGFPAIFRGVLDVRARTVTDEMCVAAAVELAKFAEERGITEDDIVPKMTEWEVYPREAVACAMKSIEQGVARLKPSRQELMERASRIIKEAMRSMEALMKSGVIPPFPEGIEA